GATGAAAGCGATGCGTTCGTGCCCCAGATTGAGCAGGTGCCGTGCTGCTGCCCGCCCGGCCGCATGGTCGTCCACCCGAACACCAGGCCTGCCAGGAGTTCCCGACCCCAAAAACGCAACAGGTAAGTTCTGGGCTTCAAGGGCGGCTAGTTCCTCCGGAGTCGGTTGCAAGGCAAAGACCAATACTCCGTCGGCTCGACCGGTCAGGCTCGACCCAGCGAAGAAGCGCTCCCGCGCGGCAGTGTCCGCGAGTTCGTACAACAGGACGTCAAAGCCCGCTTGGCGAAGCACACGCCCCGCCGATGCCAGCACCTGCCCGAAGAACCATTTGGAGAGGTTGGGAGTGACAATCGCGATGGCTCCCGTCCGGCCAGTTGCTAAACGTGAACCAGCCAGCGAGGGAACATACCCTAGCTCTTGGGCAATGCGTTGCACGCGTTTGCGCGTCTCCAACGAAACTCCCGGCATATCCCGCAGTGCGCGCGAGACTGTTGATACCGAGACATTCGCACGTTCCGCGACCGCATCCACTGTTGACGACATGGGAATGACGGTAGCGGCACACGAAGATTAACGCAAGCGCTTGCAAACGAAGTAGCTGACCTGGTTTATCGAGATGGTGTTACTGACGGTGAGGAAGTATCACTGCCCTCCGAGGTGCTCATGGTCGGTGTCGACGAGGACGTTGATGTCGATTTCGACGACGACGACGAGGACGGCGAACTGGTCATGCTGCCGGACGAACTGGTCATCATCTCACTGGGAGTCCCGCCACTGCCCTCGGCTTTCTCTAGGACCTTGTTGATCAAGTCTTCAAGTTCTTTCTGGTCAGAATCGCCCAGGCTTGGCCCACTCTTCGTGGCGACCACCAGCAACCTCCCGTCGGCCGCGGAGACCTGCATGAGCTTCTTCTGGGTTTCACCGGAACGTGTACTGACGGTTCCGAATGTTTCCTTTGCCTTCGTCTTAGCGTCTAACTTCTCACTGGAGACTTCATACGTCTGACCTACGGCTTTCACGGTGAACTTGGCGCATTTGTCCATTTTGCCGCTGATGTCCTTGAGAACTTTCTCCGCGTCCGGACCCTCTTTACCGGATTGCGCGGACAAGGACCGGGGCTGATCACTGTCAGACACGGCGACGGCAACATCTCCGTGTTCAACCTTGTCTACCAGCCCTGCCG
This genomic stretch from Micrococcaceae bacterium Sec5.1 harbors:
- a CDS encoding LacI family DNA-binding transcriptional regulator produces the protein MSSTVDAVAERANVSVSTVSRALRDMPGVSLETRKRVQRIAQELGYVPSLAGSRLATGRTGAIAIVTPNLSKWFFGQVLASAGRVLRQAGFDVLLYELADTAARERFFAGSSLTGRADGVLVFALQPTPEELAALEAQNLPVAFLGSGTPGRPGVRVDDHAAGRAAARHLLNLGHERIAFIGIREAADSTLGGVPPANRLKGYREALGEAGLEPSQDLEVHEENSTAGGSRAMSRLLCAEVAPTGVFVASDEMAFGVLRTLKAGGIDVPGDISVIGFDNHELSEILDLTTMDHSVALQGSETARRLLALITPDAGAEPDLVLSAQLVVRGTTAPPFPLRGRRTATPRS